One Clostridia bacterium DNA segment encodes these proteins:
- the pheS gene encoding phenylalanine--tRNA ligase subunit alpha, which produces MKDQLNNIKIQAEKELSTVSAMQELENIRVKYLGKKGELTAVLRGMGALSAEERPVIGQLANEVRAYIEGKIDEKECDLESKEKELKFKQEVIDITMPGKKKDFGRKHPLTQVIDEIKEVFLGMGYQIAEGPEVELDYFSFEAMNIPKNHPARDVQDTFYIDENVVLRPHTSPVQARVMKTQKPPIRVICPGRVYRSDDVDATHSPVFHQIEALVIDKGVTMGDLVGTLQVFAKALFGEKTKIRLRPHHFPFTEPSAEVDVSCWGCGGKGCRICKGEGWVEILGAGMVNPKVLRECGIDPDEYSGFAFGLGVERVAMSRFNIDDMRLLVENDVRFLKQF; this is translated from the coding sequence ATGAAAGATCAATTGAATAATATCAAAATCCAGGCAGAAAAAGAACTTTCAACAGTATCGGCAATGCAGGAACTTGAGAATATCAGGGTAAAGTATCTTGGAAAAAAAGGTGAGCTCACAGCCGTACTAAGGGGTATGGGTGCTCTGTCGGCAGAAGAAAGGCCTGTTATAGGGCAGTTGGCTAATGAAGTGAGAGCATATATTGAAGGTAAGATAGATGAAAAAGAGTGTGATTTGGAATCAAAGGAAAAAGAGTTGAAATTTAAGCAGGAGGTAATAGATATTACCATGCCTGGTAAGAAAAAAGACTTCGGAAGAAAACATCCATTGACCCAGGTAATAGATGAAATCAAGGAAGTCTTCCTTGGTATGGGATACCAGATTGCAGAAGGACCGGAAGTGGAGCTTGATTATTTTAGCTTTGAAGCTATGAATATTCCTAAAAACCATCCTGCAAGAGATGTACAGGATACATTTTATATTGATGAAAATGTAGTACTGAGACCCCATACATCACCGGTACAGGCAAGAGTGATGAAAACACAGAAACCTCCGATAAGAGTAATATGTCCCGGTAGAGTTTACCGTTCTGATGATGTAGATGCTACACATTCGCCTGTATTCCACCAGATTGAGGCACTGGTTATAGATAAAGGTGTAACTATGGGAGACCTGGTAGGTACTCTGCAGGTTTTTGCAAAGGCTCTTTTTGGAGAAAAGACAAAAATACGTTTAAGACCTCATCACTTTCCTTTTACCGAACCAAGCGCAGAAGTGGATGTATCCTGCTGGGGCTGTGGTGGAAAAGGCTGCAGGATATGTAAGGGCGAAGGCTGGGTAGAAATACTGGGAGCTGGTATGGTGAATCCAAAGGTTTTAAGAGAGTGTGGAATAGATCCTGATGAGTATAGTGGATTTGCTTTTGGATTAGGCGTAGAGAGAGTAGCCATGTCAAGATTTAATATTGATGATATGAGGCTTCTGGTTGAAAATGATGTGCGTTTTCTTAAACAATTCTAA
- a CDS encoding metallophosphoesterase — protein MNFLHIILIIIVITLVYMRIETRFVQVKEVMFTKNKNCLKIVQLSDIHINFLGVPARVIREVISSEKPDIILLTGDYVSKPSHVDAFLNFLKEINCGHNMYLSLGNHDFKAFLKNKKTGTVDTDALDKFIESIQSTNISVLHNRSICFEKNSKKYNITGISDMKYRMHNIEKAFTSASPDSFMNITISHNPDIVFDIPEGKADYLFCGHFHGGQIWAPFGIEFRLMRREKLCKIGIRHGLHKVNGINLYINRGIGNVLFPLRFLSRPEITVFYLP, from the coding sequence ATGAATTTCTTACACATAATACTGATAATTATAGTTATTACTTTAGTATACATGCGGATAGAGACAAGGTTTGTTCAAGTCAAAGAAGTAATGTTTACAAAAAACAAAAACTGTTTAAAAATAGTGCAGCTGTCAGATATACATATCAATTTCCTCGGAGTACCGGCAAGAGTAATAAGGGAAGTCATCTCAAGTGAAAAGCCGGATATTATACTTCTCACAGGGGATTATGTAAGCAAACCCTCGCATGTTGATGCTTTTCTAAATTTTCTCAAAGAAATAAACTGTGGGCACAATATGTACTTATCTCTTGGGAACCATGACTTCAAAGCTTTTCTAAAAAACAAGAAAACGGGCACTGTTGATACTGATGCCCTGGATAAATTCATAGAAAGTATTCAAAGTACCAATATTTCAGTTCTTCATAACCGTTCCATATGTTTTGAAAAAAACTCTAAGAAATATAACATAACAGGCATCTCGGATATGAAATACCGGATGCATAATATTGAAAAAGCATTCACTTCTGCATCCCCCGATTCCTTTATGAATATAACAATCTCGCACAACCCGGACATAGTATTTGACATACCTGAAGGAAAAGCGGATTATCTATTCTGCGGGCATTTCCATGGCGGACAGATATGGGCGCCATTTGGCATAGAGTTCCGACTGATGAGAAGGGAAAAACTATGTAAAATAGGCATCAGGCATGGATTGCACAAAGTGAATGGAATTAATCTTTACATAAACCGTGGAATAGGAAATGTGCTGTTTCCTTTAAGGTTTTTATCACGTCCGGAAATCACAGTATTCTATTTACCGTAA
- a CDS encoding MFS transporter: MSIKGLFSSIYFSHSPLTKADYHRSRTLFIFENVTATGIFTLTSGAFLAGYAEYLGANDQFNGIIAAVPALSGVIQVISPMIFEKLARRKFLISLFCIIFRLLLGTMVFIPLLVESKLMRLSLLFGMYLAAYLMVSFISPAASNWLINLTPESMRGRYFGRKDSYVLALTTVISLFMGKILDIYKNNGDTYTGFILVFVFVIILAVTNFTIISSIKEPAVSVNRVPLNIKSVLTVPLKDTKFRKIVMLFVLWNVGLQVGGPFFGVYLVTGLKLKYTYIMIMSMLQAITSVILVRYWGKLADKRSWTFTTKMSIGILAVCHCMWFFVNPITAYILVPVGFILGGAAWAGINISLFNIQFAYSPEEGRTVYLGFNAALGGIVGFLTAFFGSFVVGSLEGHELMISGFSIGNMQVVFGLSGIFLCGCVAFIHRVLSENGKISGKKDKYQHSEKIS; encoded by the coding sequence ATGAGTATAAAAGGATTATTCAGCAGCATTTATTTTAGCCATTCTCCGCTTACAAAAGCTGACTATCATAGGAGCAGAACTCTGTTTATTTTTGAAAATGTGACTGCTACGGGTATTTTTACGCTCACAAGCGGCGCGTTTTTGGCAGGTTATGCAGAGTACCTGGGAGCAAATGATCAGTTTAATGGTATTATTGCCGCAGTCCCTGCCTTGTCAGGTGTAATTCAAGTGATTTCACCTATGATTTTTGAAAAACTGGCAAGGAGAAAGTTTCTAATATCTTTATTCTGTATAATTTTCAGGTTGCTGCTTGGTACAATGGTCTTTATACCTTTACTTGTAGAAAGTAAGCTTATGAGGCTGAGTCTCCTTTTTGGGATGTATCTTGCAGCGTACCTCATGGTTTCATTCATTTCGCCTGCTGCATCTAACTGGCTTATAAACCTTACACCTGAAAGTATGAGGGGCAGGTATTTCGGGCGAAAAGATTCATATGTGCTGGCTTTGACTACAGTTATTTCACTTTTTATGGGCAAGATACTTGATATATATAAAAACAATGGAGATACGTACACCGGGTTCATACTGGTATTTGTGTTTGTTATCATCCTGGCAGTGACTAACTTTACAATTATTTCATCAATAAAAGAACCTGCTGTTTCTGTAAATAGAGTTCCGCTTAATATAAAGAGCGTACTTACAGTACCTTTGAAGGATACAAAGTTCAGAAAAATAGTTATGTTGTTTGTATTGTGGAATGTAGGCCTGCAGGTTGGCGGACCGTTTTTTGGGGTGTATCTGGTTACGGGCTTGAAGCTGAAATATACTTATATTATGATCATGAGTATGCTTCAGGCAATCACCAGTGTGATACTTGTGAGGTACTGGGGAAAACTTGCTGATAAAAGATCCTGGACCTTTACTACAAAAATGTCTATAGGTATTTTAGCTGTCTGCCATTGCATGTGGTTTTTTGTAAATCCGATAACGGCATATATTCTTGTTCCGGTTGGGTTTATTCTGGGGGGAGCAGCTTGGGCAGGCATAAATATATCACTTTTTAACATACAGTTTGCTTATTCGCCAGAAGAAGGAAGGACTGTCTACTTGGGTTTCAACGCAGCACTAGGTGGTATTGTGGGGTTTCTAACCGCCTTTTTCGGCTCATTTGTGGTAGGAAGCCTGGAGGGGCATGAACTCATGATATCCGGTTTTTCAATAGGAAATATGCAGGTTGTATTTGGGCTTTCAGGAATTTTCCTTTGTGGCTGTGTTGCATTTATACACCGTGTTTTAAGTGAAAATGGTAAGATTAGCGGAAAAAAGGATAAATATCAACATTCAGAAAAAATTTCATAA
- a CDS encoding glucose-6-phosphate isomerase gives MQKLSFDYSKAGNFLNEYEIAYFESYVKAAHDMLHNKTGAGNDFVGWVDLPVNYDKDEFKRIKAAAEKIKSDSEVLIVIGIGGSYLGARAAIEMLSHSFYNSLSKEKRKNPEIYFVGNNISSTYIADLLETIEGKEISVNVISKSGTTTEPAIAFRIFKEYMENKYGKEGAQKRIYATTDKARGALKKLADEEHYESFVIPDDVGGRFSVLTAVGLLPIAVSGADIEKIMEGAADAYKLYSNPNLMENDCYKYAAARNALYRKNKTTEIMVNYEPALHFFTEWWKQLYGESEGKDQKGIFPAGVDFSSDLHSMGQYIQDGLRNIFETVLNVEKARKTIVIKEDKDNVDGLNFLAGKEIDLVNKKAFEGTLLAHTDGGVPNLILNIPELNDYYFGNLVYFFEKACGISGYLLGVNPFDQPGVEAYKKNMFALLGKPGYEEEKKKLEARLGK, from the coding sequence ATGCAAAAGTTGAGTTTTGATTACTCAAAAGCCGGAAATTTCTTGAATGAGTATGAGATAGCTTATTTTGAGAGTTATGTAAAAGCTGCACATGATATGCTGCATAACAAAACCGGTGCCGGAAATGATTTCGTTGGATGGGTAGACCTGCCTGTAAACTACGACAAGGATGAATTCAAGCGTATTAAGGCTGCTGCAGAAAAAATCAAATCAGATTCTGAAGTGCTTATCGTAATAGGAATCGGAGGCTCATACCTTGGAGCGAGAGCCGCTATAGAAATGCTTTCGCACTCATTTTACAACAGCTTGAGCAAGGAAAAGAGAAAAAATCCTGAAATCTATTTTGTAGGAAACAATATAAGTTCTACATACATAGCTGATTTGCTTGAGACTATAGAAGGCAAGGAGATTTCTGTAAATGTAATTTCAAAATCAGGAACAACTACAGAACCTGCAATTGCTTTCAGAATTTTTAAAGAATACATGGAAAACAAATACGGCAAGGAAGGTGCTCAAAAAAGAATTTATGCTACTACCGACAAAGCTAGGGGAGCTCTTAAAAAACTTGCTGATGAAGAACATTATGAAAGTTTTGTAATTCCTGATGACGTAGGTGGAAGATTCTCAGTACTGACGGCTGTAGGGCTTCTTCCTATAGCAGTAAGCGGTGCAGATATAGAAAAGATAATGGAAGGTGCTGCTGACGCATATAAGCTTTATAGCAATCCTAACCTTATGGAGAATGACTGTTATAAGTACGCGGCTGCAAGAAATGCTCTATATAGAAAAAATAAAACAACAGAAATAATGGTTAACTATGAACCTGCTCTTCACTTCTTTACAGAATGGTGGAAGCAGCTTTATGGTGAAAGTGAAGGGAAAGACCAGAAGGGAATTTTCCCCGCAGGAGTTGATTTTTCATCCGACCTGCACTCTATGGGTCAATACATTCAGGACGGTTTGAGAAATATTTTTGAGACAGTTTTGAATGTTGAAAAAGCCAGAAAGACGATTGTTATCAAGGAAGACAAAGATAATGTAGACGGTTTGAACTTCCTTGCCGGAAAAGAAATTGATCTTGTAAATAAGAAAGCTTTTGAAGGAACGCTTCTTGCGCATACTGACGGAGGAGTGCCTAACCTAATACTCAACATACCTGAATTGAATGATTATTATTTTGGTAATCTTGTTTATTTCTTTGAAAAGGCATGTGGAATAAGCGGTTATCTGCTGGGCGTAAATCCTTTTGACCAACCCGGAGTTGAAGCGTACAAGAAGAATATGTTTGCACTTCTGGGCAAACCGGGATATGAGGAAGAGAAGAAAAAACTTGAAGCAAGACTTGGAAAGTAA
- the pheT gene encoding phenylalanine--tRNA ligase subunit beta — MKIPLRWLRDYVDINVTPKDYADAMTMSGSKVEGVEKQGEEVINVVAGKIISLEKHPDADKLQVSKVDIGSGIIQVVTGAQNISVGDFIPVALDGAELPGGKKIKKGKLRGIESNGMMCSVNELGYTKYDFPDADEDGIYILPAKLIKEKYADKSILGMDIREVLGIDDDVVEFEITPNRPDCLSIIGIARETAATLGTTFKKPVISVTEAGGNVNEIASVEIRDADLCPRYAARIIRNVKIGDSPEWMKERLRAAGIRPINNIVDITNYVMLEMGQPMHAFDLDNIKGSKIVVRRAAEGETIETLDGSERKLQAGMLVITDSERPVAVAGVMGGGNSEVTDATTNILFESASFNGTSVRITSKKLGMRTEASSRFEKGLDVNNTLNAVNRAAQLIIQLGAGEVVSGVIDCYPEKVEPKVINLECEKINALLGTDVSKEDMVKILRSVDIQVDEALNKVTVPTFRMDIQEMADLAEEIARFYGYNTIKPTLMQGKETSRGVKTFKQKIEDRIRDTITASGLSEIYTYSFTSPGVFDKINIPEGSPLRNAVVISNPLGVDYSIMRTTTIPDMLEVLSRNYNRRIDEARLFELSYTYSKSKPRENQIEGIDESSLPDEIETLTLGMYGNVDFFDIKGVIEGLLGELKISDYEFIRETENPTFHPGRTAVLAINGETAGIFGEIHPDVLDKYDIAAKAYVGIIEVEMLIKNAGESAQYKPLPKYPAVSRDIAMLVKDEVMVKQIEEIIKQRAGKILESIKLFDVYKGKQIPDGMKSVAYSVTFRAEDRTLTDEDVNKAMAKVIDGLKNNIDAQLRE; from the coding sequence ATGAAAATACCTTTGAGATGGTTGAGAGATTACGTTGATATAAATGTAACCCCCAAGGATTATGCGGATGCTATGACTATGTCGGGATCCAAGGTTGAGGGAGTTGAAAAGCAGGGGGAAGAGGTTATAAATGTAGTTGCCGGAAAAATAATATCTCTTGAAAAGCACCCTGATGCAGACAAACTCCAGGTATCCAAGGTTGATATCGGGAGCGGAATCATTCAGGTGGTTACAGGTGCACAGAATATCAGTGTGGGAGATTTTATACCTGTTGCCCTTGATGGTGCTGAACTTCCGGGCGGGAAAAAAATTAAAAAAGGCAAGCTGAGGGGAATCGAGTCAAATGGAATGATGTGTTCAGTCAATGAACTTGGCTATACAAAATATGATTTTCCTGACGCGGATGAGGATGGAATCTATATTCTGCCGGCAAAACTGATAAAAGAAAAGTATGCGGATAAGAGTATACTTGGGATGGATATAAGGGAAGTTTTGGGAATAGATGATGATGTTGTAGAGTTTGAAATAACTCCAAACAGACCCGATTGTCTTAGTATAATAGGAATAGCCAGAGAAACAGCAGCAACTCTGGGAACAACCTTTAAGAAACCTGTCATAAGCGTTACGGAAGCAGGTGGTAATGTAAATGAGATTGCAAGTGTTGAAATACGGGATGCAGACTTGTGCCCCAGGTATGCGGCGAGAATTATCAGAAATGTAAAAATCGGCGATTCACCGGAATGGATGAAGGAGAGGTTGAGAGCTGCTGGAATCAGGCCTATCAATAACATAGTAGATATAACAAACTATGTAATGCTGGAAATGGGTCAGCCTATGCATGCCTTCGATCTTGACAATATCAAGGGTTCAAAGATTGTTGTCAGAAGAGCTGCGGAAGGTGAAACTATAGAAACTCTGGATGGTAGTGAGAGAAAGCTTCAAGCCGGTATGCTTGTTATTACAGATAGTGAAAGGCCTGTCGCAGTTGCAGGAGTTATGGGTGGCGGTAATTCTGAAGTTACAGATGCGACAACAAATATTCTTTTCGAATCTGCAAGCTTTAATGGTACATCAGTGAGAATAACTTCAAAGAAGCTTGGAATGCGGACCGAGGCCTCATCAAGGTTTGAAAAGGGTCTCGATGTAAATAATACACTAAACGCTGTTAACAGAGCCGCTCAGCTTATTATTCAGTTAGGCGCGGGCGAGGTAGTGAGTGGTGTGATTGATTGCTACCCGGAAAAAGTAGAACCAAAGGTAATCAATCTTGAATGTGAGAAAATTAATGCTCTTCTTGGAACCGATGTTTCGAAGGAAGATATGGTAAAAATATTGAGAAGTGTTGATATTCAAGTGGATGAAGCCTTAAATAAGGTTACAGTGCCGACCTTCAGAATGGATATTCAAGAAATGGCTGATCTGGCAGAGGAAATAGCCAGATTCTACGGATATAATACAATAAAGCCCACACTCATGCAGGGAAAAGAGACTTCAAGGGGAGTAAAAACCTTCAAACAGAAGATTGAAGACAGAATACGTGATACTATAACTGCTTCGGGGCTTTCCGAGATATATACCTACTCATTTACAAGTCCCGGTGTATTCGACAAAATCAACATTCCTGAGGGCAGCCCACTTAGAAATGCTGTTGTTATTTCCAACCCTCTAGGAGTAGATTACAGCATAATGAGAACAACTACGATTCCTGACATGCTTGAAGTGCTATCGAGAAATTATAACAGAAGAATTGATGAAGCAAGGCTTTTTGAACTGTCATATACTTATTCAAAGAGCAAGCCCAGAGAAAACCAGATTGAGGGAATAGATGAAAGCAGCCTTCCTGATGAGATTGAAACACTTACCCTGGGTATGTACGGTAATGTAGACTTTTTTGATATCAAGGGTGTAATCGAAGGATTGCTTGGAGAACTCAAGATATCAGATTATGAGTTTATCAGAGAAACAGAGAATCCAACATTCCATCCAGGAAGAACAGCTGTATTGGCTATAAACGGAGAGACTGCCGGTATATTCGGAGAAATACATCCGGATGTACTGGATAAATATGATATAGCAGCCAAGGCTTATGTCGGTATTATAGAAGTAGAAATGCTTATTAAAAATGCAGGTGAGAGTGCGCAGTATAAGCCGTTACCCAAATATCCGGCTGTATCAAGGGATATAGCAATGCTGGTTAAGGATGAGGTTATGGTAAAACAGATAGAAGAAATAATAAAGCAGCGTGCCGGTAAGATTCTTGAAAGCATCAAGCTGTTTGATGTATACAAAGGAAAGCAGATTCCCGACGGAATGAAGAGCGTAGCATACTCTGTCACCTTCAGAGCGGAAGACAGGACATTAACTGATGAAGATGTAAACAAAGCTATGGCTAAAGTGATTGACGGACTTAAAAACAACATAGATGCGCAATTAAGAGAGTAA
- a CDS encoding protein-L-isoaspartate(D-aspartate) O-methyltransferase: MENSELYNFFKNLDRSAFIDNEYKKYAHYNEPLPIGHEQTISQPTMVYHMTSKLDLNKQCKVLEIGTGSGYQTAFLAEFAGEVYTIERIESLSVKAQERLNAFGYTNIKYRVGDGSEGWREFAPYDRIIATAAAGRVPDILLEQLGLKGKMLIPVGKKGLQELFEFSKKEDGSVIKKSLGEVVFVEFKGQYGWKS, from the coding sequence ATGGAGAATAGTGAATTGTATAACTTTTTTAAGAATCTTGACCGATCTGCTTTTATAGATAATGAATATAAAAAGTATGCACACTATAACGAACCGTTACCTATAGGACACGAGCAGACAATATCACAGCCTACCATGGTTTACCATATGACATCCAAACTGGATTTGAATAAGCAATGCAAGGTGCTGGAAATCGGGACAGGCTCGGGATATCAGACTGCATTCCTAGCAGAGTTTGCAGGAGAAGTATATACAATTGAAAGAATAGAAAGCTTATCTGTAAAAGCTCAGGAAAGGTTGAATGCATTTGGATACACAAATATTAAGTACAGGGTTGGAGATGGAAGTGAGGGATGGAGGGAATTTGCCCCTTATGACAGGATTATAGCTACTGCTGCAGCAGGAAGAGTGCCGGACATCCTCCTCGAACAGCTGGGGCTTAAAGGGAAAATGCTTATACCTGTGGGTAAAAAAGGATTGCAGGAATTATTTGAGTTCAGTAAAAAAGAAGATGGGTCTGTAATAAAGAAATCCCTTGGGGAAGTTGTATTTGTGGAGTTTAAAGGGCAGTATGGTTGGAAAAGCTGA
- a CDS encoding aldolase catalytic domain-containing protein produces MNSEKKNSFLSKKGSLLSYRPDIKVLDCTIRDGGLMNSFRFEDDFVRAVYDTNVEAGVDYMEFGYKASRKYFNESEFGPWKFSDESAIRRIVGENKTSLKISVMADAGRTDYTKDILPKEESVIDMIRIATYIHQLPEAIEMIKDAHNKGYETTVNLMAISMVKEHELDEALQMLTSTQVDVIYLVDSFGSLYSESIQELIAKYLSYADATGKKIGIHAHNNQQLAYANTIEALIYGASYLDATIGGLGRGAGNCNMELLLGFLKNPKYHLRPILKCIEENIIPIKQKITWGFDIPYMISGQLNQHPKDAIKFSTGEGNTQYVKFYDMSIDNV; encoded by the coding sequence ATGAATAGTGAAAAAAAGAACAGTTTTTTGAGTAAGAAAGGTTCACTTCTTTCTTACAGGCCGGATATCAAGGTTTTGGATTGTACAATCAGGGATGGTGGCCTTATGAACAGCTTCAGGTTTGAGGATGATTTTGTAAGGGCGGTATATGACACCAATGTGGAAGCTGGAGTGGACTACATGGAATTTGGCTATAAAGCTTCCAGAAAGTATTTTAACGAGTCGGAATTCGGCCCATGGAAGTTTTCTGATGAAAGTGCTATCCGCAGAATTGTAGGAGAAAACAAGACATCCCTGAAAATATCCGTAATGGCTGATGCTGGGCGCACTGATTACACTAAGGACATACTTCCTAAGGAAGAAAGTGTTATTGATATGATCCGTATTGCTACCTACATTCATCAGCTTCCTGAGGCTATAGAAATGATCAAGGATGCTCACAACAAGGGATACGAAACGACTGTCAACCTGATGGCCATTTCAATGGTAAAGGAACATGAACTGGACGAAGCCCTGCAAATGCTGACTTCGACACAGGTAGACGTAATCTATTTGGTAGACAGCTTCGGTTCCCTTTACTCAGAAAGCATTCAGGAGTTAATTGCAAAGTACTTGAGTTACGCTGATGCAACAGGTAAAAAAATCGGTATTCATGCTCATAACAACCAACAACTGGCATATGCGAATACAATAGAGGCTCTGATATACGGAGCCAGCTATTTGGACGCAACAATTGGAGGTTTGGGTAGAGGCGCGGGTAATTGTAATATGGAATTGCTGCTTGGATTTCTTAAAAACCCAAAGTATCATTTGCGACCTATATTAAAGTGCATAGAAGAAAATATCATTCCAATAAAACAAAAGATTACCTGGGGCTTTGACATACCATATATGATTTCTGGACAATTGAACCAGCATCCCAAGGATGCAATCAAATTTTCAACCGGCGAAGGCAATACTCAGTATGTGAAATTCTATGATATGAGTATTGACAATGTTTGA
- a CDS encoding alpha/beta-type small acid-soluble spore protein yields the protein MSRPRTPLVPDSREALTRFKMECAQEIGHLQYVKENNDHYKGDVSSKQNGQEGGPIGGQMVKRMIAMAESQLK from the coding sequence ATGTCGAGACCAAGAACCCCATTGGTTCCTGATTCAAGAGAAGCTTTGACCAGGTTTAAGATGGAATGCGCTCAGGAAATTGGGCATTTACAATATGTAAAAGAAAATAACGATCATTATAAGGGAGATGTAAGTTCCAAGCAGAACGGCCAGGAAGGTGGCCCAATCGGTGGCCAGATGGTTAAGAGAATGATCGCTATGGCAGAAAGCCAGCTTAAATAA
- a CDS encoding L-lactate permease, with amino-acid sequence MWQQLPVNIYPAAVIAIVPLLWIFLGMLKFKLPAYKVSLIAVAISILPAVFIWKMPLVYTAQSLLEGIILGFWPILWVVFSAVFTYNLSVRSGAMGKIKTMLSGISPDRRIQALILAFGFGGFLEAAAGFGTAVAIPAGILAALGFEPLFAAIICLVANTIPVAFGAVGIPITTLAEVTKLPVNSLTIYTALQLLPFVLILPAFLVVLTTGNLKGLKGVGGISLASGLAFGMGQTLTAWFIGPELSAVIGSLCALGLLIVWIKLLPVKIPWYFPGENCNKIKTTLNIDFVEGLKAWSPYILILVLILVTRMIPFLDFLNHFPFELKQQFYFGPGGKPMSFKLITNPGTVIVVSALIGAAFQGVPVKTMFIVAWATLKQIAKTIATVLSIVSLAKIMGYSGMISSVAAALSNITGGFFPLISPLIGALGTFITGSDTSANVLFGELQKQTALQIDANPSWIAAANASGATAGKMISPQSIAIATTATNLSGSEAKILSKTMKYAAGFVILLGIFVYSINYFFIN; translated from the coding sequence ATCCAGCAGCAGTTATAGCAATTGTTCCATTGCTGTGGATATTTCTGGGTATGCTGAAATTCAAGCTTCCCGCATATAAAGTCAGCCTTATAGCAGTAGCAATTAGTATACTTCCGGCAGTGTTCATATGGAAAATGCCTTTGGTATACACGGCACAGTCATTGTTGGAAGGCATAATACTGGGTTTTTGGCCCATACTATGGGTGGTTTTTTCTGCGGTATTTACATATAACCTTTCTGTACGAAGTGGGGCGATGGGAAAAATTAAGACAATGTTGTCAGGAATCTCTCCCGATAGAAGAATTCAAGCATTAATTCTCGCGTTTGGCTTTGGAGGGTTTCTTGAAGCTGCAGCAGGATTTGGCACTGCAGTTGCAATTCCGGCAGGAATATTGGCAGCATTGGGATTTGAACCATTATTTGCAGCAATAATTTGTCTGGTTGCAAATACAATACCTGTTGCTTTTGGGGCTGTCGGAATACCGATAACTACTCTTGCAGAAGTGACAAAGCTTCCGGTAAATTCGTTGACGATTTATACTGCACTGCAGCTTCTGCCGTTTGTACTGATACTGCCTGCATTTCTTGTTGTGCTTACAACAGGCAATCTGAAAGGTTTGAAAGGTGTAGGGGGAATATCTTTGGCCAGTGGTCTAGCGTTTGGTATGGGTCAAACGTTGACTGCTTGGTTTATAGGACCCGAGCTGTCAGCTGTTATTGGTTCGCTTTGTGCCCTGGGCCTTTTAATTGTATGGATTAAACTTCTGCCTGTAAAAATTCCTTGGTATTTTCCGGGGGAGAATTGTAACAAAATAAAGACAACTCTGAATATTGATTTTGTTGAAGGACTAAAAGCCTGGAGCCCATATATACTGATACTTGTTCTCATACTTGTAACAAGAATGATTCCTTTCCTGGATTTCCTGAATCATTTTCCCTTTGAGCTAAAACAGCAGTTTTACTTTGGACCGGGCGGAAAACCAATGTCATTTAAGCTTATCACAAACCCCGGGACTGTAATTGTTGTTTCGGCTCTGATAGGAGCAGCTTTTCAGGGGGTGCCGGTAAAAACAATGTTTATTGTAGCGTGGGCTACTTTAAAACAGATAGCGAAGACCATAGCTACAGTGCTGTCCATAGTTTCTCTTGCTAAGATCATGGGATACAGCGGAATGATATCGTCTGTTGCTGCAGCACTGTCAAATATTACAGGAGGCTTTTTCCCGTTAATATCTCCATTGATAGGGGCACTGGGAACATTTATTACAGGCAGTGATACGTCAGCAAATGTACTTTTCGGAGAATTGCAAAAGCAGACCGCATTGCAGATAGATGCAAATCCTTCATGGATTGCTGCCGCAAACGCAAGCGGAGCTACAGCCGGAAAGATGATTTCACCACAGAGCATAGCAATAGCAACGACAGCAACAAATCTTTCCGGAAGTGAAGCGAAGATACTTTCAAAGACAATGAAATACGCTGCGGGCTTTGTAATACTACTTGGGATTTTTGTATATTCCATTAACTATTTCTTTATAAATTAA